CTCTAGTCGCTTTTCCCTGGGTAGTGACAAGTTATTTCACTATATGGGTACCTCCACCTTTGCCAACTATACGGTGGTGCCTGAAATTTCTCTGGCCAAAATTCGTGAAGATGCCCCCTTTGATAAGGTCTGTTTGATTGGTTGTGGGGTAACAACAGGCATCGGAGCGGTCATCAATACAGCCAAAGTGGAGCCGGGGGCCAACGTGGTTGTCTTTGGTTTAGGGGGCATTGGTCTGAACGTGATTCAAGCTGCTCGTCTAGTGGGAGCCAATATGATTGTTGGGGTCGATCTCAATCCCGCCAAGCGGCCCCTAGCGGAAAAATTGGGCATGACCCATTTCGTTAATCCCAAAGAGGTGGAAGGAGATTTAGTCCCCTATCTCGTCGAGCTAACGAAAGGCGGGGCTGACTATAGCTTTGAATGTATTGGCAACATCGAGGTAATGCGCCAAGCTCTGGAATGCTGCCATAAGGGTTGGGGAGAAAGCATCATTATTGGGGTTGCAGGTGCGGGCCAAGAAATTAGCACCCGTCCCTTTCAACTTGTGACGGGACGGGTCTGGAAAGGTACGGCCTTTGGGGGC
The Acaryochloris marina S15 genome window above contains:
- a CDS encoding S-(hydroxymethyl)glutathione dehydrogenase/class III alcohol dehydrogenase → MKVKAAVAHAAGQPLTIETVDLEGPKAGEVLVEIKATGVCHTDAYTLSGADPEGLFPAILGHEGAGIVAEVGPDVKSLKPGDHVIPLYVPECRACEYCLSGKTNLCQAIRSTQGKGVMPNGSSRFSLGSDKLFHYMGTSTFANYTVVPEISLAKIREDAPFDKVCLIGCGVTTGIGAVINTAKVEPGANVVVFGLGGIGLNVIQAARLVGANMIVGVDLNPAKRPLAEKLGMTHFVNPKEVEGDLVPYLVELTKGGADYSFECIGNIEVMRQALECCHKGWGESIIIGVAGAGQEISTRPFQLVTGRVWKGTAFGGAKGRTDVPKIVDWYMDGKIDIDSLVTHTMPLDQINTAFDLMHKGESIRSVISF